In Dermacentor variabilis isolate Ectoservices chromosome 1, ASM5094787v1, whole genome shotgun sequence, the genomic stretch TGAATTAGCCATACTTGTGAggtgcacgtttctttttttgttacctTCTGGTACACTGGCAAAGCGCAATGTTGTTTCACCCCTACCTATTTTAGAGGTGGTGACCCAAATGTTAtaaattttttgtgtgtgtttttgttcAGTCAATTGACTAATTATGCATCTTATGTTATTGGGTTTTGTTTAGTGTACATCTTGGTTCTGAGCACTATTATAACCTGTTTATTGAAAATAATCTCAGAAAATGGCTTTTGAGCAAATTCTGTACATTTAGTAATTGTAATCTTTAGTGAATTGTGTACTTTTGTGTACCATAAATGCAGACAGCAACTTATTTTTTGCTAAACTTCAGCTATGCAGATCTAAAGAATAAATGTTTACAAATTGCAAAGATTAAAGGCTCAACTGTTCCTAAGTTAGTCTTCGAGCAGTTAATCTTTTTGCTTTGTGGATGACAGTGATACATGTGGCAGGTGTCCTACAAAGTAGCTGCAAGTAGAAAGCTCACAAAGTGCACCGACTTTATTTGAGCATTGTACCCATATAGTCTTACAGCCTTAAAAAAGTTACTTTTGCTAAACATTTGTGCAGAGTTTTTAAAGATGCATATGGCTGGAAGTTCTGTTATCAAATCATGTGTTGTGCTGTCTACTATTTGTTGTGCACGTAGATGCAGCAGATGTCCAACCAGAACCTACTTGTACAGATCATGCTTCATTGCTGATGCACTTGCAAAGTGTACTCACTATGCATATGTTGTGTGGTACTGTGTCACCAGGACATACCTAAAATGAATGTTTTatagtttgtgcacttcacattGACAGCACCCAAGACAAAGATACTGTGTGATGAAATAGCTGTTAACCATGAACACTGTACAACTGTTATTTATAAAATGATGGCCAATATTCCAATAGGCTATTACTTTGTTTAGATGCACACTGAGGAAGatgggaagaagaaagaaattaaaaactTTTATTTATGCCACATCCCAGTACAAAGCTGTCTTCATTTATTCTGTGTTTAATTAAATTCTGCAGAGTTGAGACGCCTACAATGTTTGACGTAACATGTGTATCTTTTCCATGAATGCCTGTACCTGTAGGCCATTCAGTGTACCACTCCAGGCATTTCCATGCTTAAACGATGATCCCACAATCACTGCATCTGCTGCAAAAAAGTCTTGAATGTTGCTCTCTCTAATTCCTGATCCAAGCAGTATTGGCACTGTTGCTTCCGCTTTTCCCTCTGCAAACCAGTAATACATACCATCATATGAAGAGCTCCCATTTCCAAAGGGCTGTAATACAAGAGTGCAACATGACAGAGGCTTGCGATTGTGGATAATTGCCAGCAGTCAAtgagctggcacatgtggttgcATTGCATCAAAAAACAAAACCATGCTGGCTACTAAGTTTACTAACAGAAGCAGCACATGCACTGGAATCTTGATTTAACTCCAACACAAAGCAACATTTCACAAAGGCACACCTTGCAGTTCAGCGACACTGGGTGGCAGGCCTGTAGCACCTCCAGTCAGGATGACACCATCACACTGAAAGAATTCAGCTGCTTTCATTGTTTCCAGGACACTGATGTCACTTGTAATTGCATGTGAACTGGCCAGGATGAAATGACATGTTAACAATGAGACGTTGCTGGCTGGACTAGGGCAAGAATGTGAGGTGAAAAAAAGGGTGATCTGATGCTGACCAGTGTTTTTTCTTTATATCGGCGAACACAAGAATGTCCTGGGCATCAATAGTGCGTCTGTAGCGCAGTAGCTCGCCTGCACAGGATTCCATAATACCTTCATCTGCCACATGCCCAAACACAAAGCCTTCAGCACGCACAAACTGGAAACCTGCACACAATTTTGTTTGTGAGCTCCCAGAAATGCATCTTGTTCTAGGTGTAATTACTGCATCAAGAGTAAAGGCCAAACCAAACATGCttcataaaattttattttctacATAAAGGTATACTTTTATACAGCTGTTCCTTATTAATATGGAAACTTTGGTTTCCAACCAATACTGTCCATAATGTGGGTTGTCAGTAATAACGAATTTTTTTGGAAAATACTAAAAAGAAATTACTGGCAGAAAGCACTTAAATAAAGTTTGTCTCCATGTATTGCATTGCAGATTGTAATTGACAAAATCTGGGCAAGTTAAGCGCATTATTCTGGCCGTTGCTATCTTTCAAAAAAATTGAAGTGCAGTTTGAAGTGGCTAGCAGGCCATGTGGATTGTGACGGCATGCTTCACGTTGATGGAATTTCCACTGACAGACCTTTCAATCAAAGCATATCAATAACACACAAAATAATGTTGTAAGGATAGGTACATCTGGTTGAAGCTAGCATGTAGGAGAAAAAGCTGTTCTGTCTCCACTGACTTTTACACACGAGATGTTGGCAAAATGGCTAAAGGGAGTAGAAGGCCCAGCTTTCGCCTTGAGAAATTGTGTGCTTCAAAAAGCATGCGAGCACTAAAGCCATCAGGTGGTTGTTGCGGCAGTAGAGGAACTGGTAAGTCTGGTCATGCTGACAGCTGTCGATATTGCCACTAATGGCATGCTTACCATTGCCTGGACTCTAGCGGACCTATGAGATACGAATATGGTACCTAATCTTGTGTTTCCCCAACAGTATATGTAGAGCTTCGAGCTCCTTTCATTTTAAGGAAGTTCTGTCCATACTGATGCTATCCATAGTAatgaagcaatatatatatatatatatatatatatatatatatatatatatatatatatatataaacacgttGGCAGGCTGGTCAGTTTGAATCCGTGATATAGAGTGTAAGGGTAACTGAATGagggcgtagaaagaaacagatgcaCAGAGACAGCACTGCCTCTGCGTATCTGCTTCTTCTTAAAGTACTTGCAGAGGCTGAAAAGCAGGGCTGAGCCTTTTTGTTTCCTAGGAGAAGGGCACCGTGGCTCTATCTATTTTATGTGGAGTTTGTGAGGAAGCAGTGAGGCCGCTTCTATATGACATGGTGGTTGCGTGCATTTCATGGCTGACACGCGGCTgacatctagtaaaggaggcaatgCATAGGGTTTAAGAAGGCAATGTTCCTTTGTGCAGCGATCACACAGTTTGCATGTATATTTGGTCTGTCCTGCGTAAGGATAATAGAAGCCGAGTCCTGCGTAAGAAAAATGAAGGCTGAGGGTTGGGGAAAAGGGGATCTGAGCCCCCCGTTCCCGAAGACTGGAGGGGATCAAGCCCCTGGCCTCACTTTTAGGCATAGCAATTTATTATTTAGCATCTTTTTAAAGCAATGTGCAAGGCTGTAGTATTACTGTTTTCCTTCAACCAAAACGACACACTAAGTGCATCCTGGTGATGTGCTGTTCCTTTGTTTAATTACCGTCGTTGTCGTGATGCACCATATAACAAAAATGTTTTTCATTTACAAGCTTCTCAGTTATTGACCAGATGTCCAGTGGTGAACTGCATTATATGCATCTGTCGAATAGTGTAATGAAAACattttttctgtcttcttttttacCAAACAGATTCTACACAAACATCATATTTCACTTTGCCTAGAAAATGGAAAATATTCTATATTTGATTTGATATTCAGAGGCCAGTTTTCTTGATTATTTGCATTCAGTTCATTCTGGAAATGTTGTTATTCAAACACCCATATTTATAAGCATGCATAAAAAAATGCAACACACAACATAGGAAGGTACTGGCAAACATCTGAAATGATATCTTTTGGCTTAATGACACTTCCTCATCGATACATCATCGTGACGATCCCTGCTCGTGTCTTCATTCACCAGACCTCATTATTTCTCAGCCTATCTTCTCCTCTATGGCAACTTGAAGTAGACTGTTGAGCAAGAGACTGCTATCCCCTATATATACTGACCTTGCTATGCCAACCCCCCAAATGTAAGGTTATTTATTGGGACTAACTTGGTTCTGATCTCGAATCGCCTATGATTTCATTTGGCTTGGATACTACTCCTGACCTTCAGGCCACCCTTGGAGTTATGTTGACATCATACGTGGGTAAGGCTGAGCTGCACCTTGATCTCCATCTCCTCAGACTATGGGCAGCACGATGCAGGGTAGAACATTAAGCATCCAGGCAACCATCCTTCATTCAAGCAGAAGTCTGCCTCCATCATCTCACCATGGAACCCAGATTACAGAGCCTGTCAAATGGACTGGGTTTTATCCTTGGGACAGTCTCTTCATCCACGGCATCTTTTTGTTGTACCTCAGGCCACAGAGTAGAGCTGCTGAGCACCTGAACCCAATGCAAGTGTCGCCTTGCTTCAAACCTTCCGCTAAATTCATTGCCCAGAGATGTGCACGGTCATAGAGACAGTCCTTGCTGTTTGCACATGTGGCATTTTTGTGTCTCACCAGATGGTGGGCCCCGTATCTTGCCAACGAGTTTCACACAGCTCTGCGCTGGCTCCATTATTACTCAACCTTCGAGTGCTTACCATTGCCTGGGCTCTAGCGGACCTATGAGACACGAATATGGTACCTAATCTCCACTGTCTCCACATGGCCTGCCCACCCATATGCAGAGAAACATGTTTTTCCAAATGTTCTAGATGAGACAGGTTCTTGGTCCAAAGGCTGGAGCGCTTACTGGAAAAGGCAGCCCTTAACTCAGTAACTGGTCATCAAGGCTGCCATCAGCTGCAAAGCAAACCTTTGTCTCGTACCCTTTATGGTCGCCTTGCTATGCACACAAGTCTGTTTGCATTTTAGGTCTTGGCATCGAGTCTTCTCACTTGGCCGTGCCCAAACATTGAGAAACTAATTGTGTGCACAGATTTGACCCAAGTGGCAAAAGAACTTCGCAAGGACTTGAACAGATCACTTTTCTCAGACAATATGCATGCAGTAGTGTTGGCATTCGCATACCTTGTGTGAATAGACCAATCTCACTACGTTCAGAGAGCATGTGTACCTAACTTGCCATATCCAACTGGTAGTCCTTGCCACTTTAGTTGGGTCCAAGATAGCCTCTAGGTGAATGCCAAGGTAAGCATCATCGTCTATTTCATCTGAGGATTTCTGGCAGCGTTTATATGTCCTCTCAGTCCTGGTCCAATTGCGAAATCTTTGTTCTTGCCTTCCAAGTGTTATGGCTGCTGCTAGTAGGGCATGGTAAAAATaaaggggttggggggggggggggggtgactgaAACAAAAAGGAAACTATGTGCTTCAAACCTCAGTAACTACAGCTGCCCTTCAGTCCATTATGGGCTACTATTACTTAATGCATCCTTTGTGGCCTCGTTTGTCTTCTCCAGGCCACTTTTCAGCAGACTGCCAATGACAGATCTCCAGCCAACATATCTGTTGTTGCTCTTCCTGCAAAACTCTCTTGACTACTTATAATGACTGCATAAAACAAGTTCTGTACGTTCGGGTTCAGATTTTTCCAAGCATCATGAATGAATGACGCAAAATGTGGTCATTCAGTCACACTGGAAACAATCAAGTTAAGCATAATCACTCAACACGTTGGCTCTTGCAAAAAGGCAAAGGAGAGGAATTACCTGCAGCTGCTGCAACTGCTAGTGCACTTTTATTATTTCCAGCAAGTATTTGTACACCACAGGGCAAAGAAGGAAGTATCCTTTTTACTTCTGTGCAGACACGTGCCATGAAAGCAGTCAATTCTGGTCCAGCCTGATTAGGTTTGACATAGGGAATGTCAAACATGTTTTCAACTAGGACACCATCctgaagaaagaacacaaaagCATCTTTAAGTGCACTGCTGGTTTTCGGCTTAAAATTTTGGTTTTAAATAATGAGGTGCTTAAGCTAAGTTAGAAAAATGGCTGTAGGTTTacagggcccctaaaccaccccAAGCTCTAAAATTAGTTAAATAGTGGCTGATGTGTACTAGTCTACAACAAACACAAATAATTTTTTGAATTGGTGTGGTACCAGTAAAGTTACAGGCACCTGATAAATGACTAGGTGGCCGCCGCGgtttctctctttccttcgcTACCCTCCTCAGTGACACTCTCTCCTCCTTGCCACATTCTCTTGCCAACTTAATGCAGTGCAGCAAAAGGCACGTGTCGCGTCAACATAGCAGAAGAAATGCTCCTTCATTGTCCACACAATGCTTCATAAAAAGGCTCAGTGGCATACAATCAGTGAGCTCCCCTCCATTCTCGGAAAACACTGTTGGCTCTTGTCATGTCGGCCCTGTCATTCCTCGTTGGCCAACCAATCAACAGATTTTTGCCCTGGTGATGTCACTTGGTGCACCCTGTCAACAACATGATGTGCGAAGGAGGCGCTGGAAAGGCCAGGAGAAGAGCacaggattgttttttttttgaatttttggTGTCCCCCGCAGTGTGTAGCATTGCCGCACTTGCCAAAGTTGATTATCAAAACCTCCTGTACACAATGCGAGTGTTTATTATGAATGTGTAAAAAaattttacatttttttacaagtgctttagggaccctttaacaatGCAAAAATTTAACAAAAATATGGTAGCAGTGCTAAATATACATTGTTTTCATGCAATGCCATTCATGCACAATAGAGTTTAtcctgttctttttcttcctatAAATGTTTAAGACCTAGTCGAATACATTGTGCACAAAGCAGAAACACAATTCGTTGTTAAACATACAACAGCATCGCATTGCTACATTAATGTGAGGATAAAAGGGGGTCGCCTCTAAACCTTTTCACCAACTTTACAATCTTTTATTGATTCAACCTTATACAAAATAGTAGCATGGTGAGTACAAAAAGAAGTTTTGAAAGagagaagagcaaaaaaaaaaaactttttataTCAATACAAAGCAGAAACTAAAGACAAGCGAGGTGGATGCCAAAAAATGAGAGTATGTTGAATGTGTGatgtttaatggtgcaagggccaggt encodes the following:
- the LOC142563157 gene encoding uncharacterized protein F13E9.13, mitochondrial isoform X5, which encodes MCQLYQDGVLVENMFDIPYVKPNQAGPELTAFMARVCTEVKRILPSLPCGVQILAGNNKSALAVAAAAGFQFVRAEGFVFGHVADEGIMESCAGELLRYRRTIDAQDILVFADIKKKHCSHAITSDISVLETMKAAEFFQCDGVILTGGATGLPPSVAELQEGKAEATVPILLGSGIRESNIQDFFAADAVIVGSSFKHGNAWSGTLNGLQVQAFMEKIHMLRQTL
- the LOC142563157 gene encoding uncharacterized protein F13E9.13, mitochondrial isoform X1, giving the protein MTSLLKFRQVFKSVHCAVIGMIHVPALPGTPFNKMKCSQIVDTACEEAEVYKKCGVDGVLVENMFDIPYVKPNQAGPELTAFMARVCTEVKRILPSLPCGVQILAGNNKSALAVAAAAGFQFVRAEGFVFGHVADEGIMESCAGELLRYRRTIDAQDILVFADIKKKHCSHAITSDISVLETMKAAEFFQCDGVILTGGATGLPPSVAELQEGKAEATVPILLGSGIRESNIQDFFAADAVIVGSSFKHGNAWSGTLNGLQVQAFMEKIHMLRQTL
- the LOC142563157 gene encoding uncharacterized protein F13E9.13, mitochondrial isoform X7, yielding MFDIPYVKPNQAGPELTAFMARVCTEVKRILPSLPCGVQILAGNNKSALAVAAAAGFQFVRAEGFVFGHVADEGIMESCAGELLRYRRTIDAQDILVFADIKKKHCSHAITSDISVLETMKAAEFFQCDGVILTGGATGLPPSVAELQEGKAEATVPILLGSGIRESNIQDFFAADAVIVGSSFKHGNAWSGTLNGLQVQAFMEKIHMLRQTL
- the LOC142563157 gene encoding uncharacterized protein F13E9.13, mitochondrial isoform X2 encodes the protein MLRHRFGTPFNKMKCSQIVDTACEEAEVYKKCGVDGVLVENMFDIPYVKPNQAGPELTAFMARVCTEVKRILPSLPCGVQILAGNNKSALAVAAAAGFQFVRAEGFVFGHVADEGIMESCAGELLRYRRTIDAQDILVFADIKKKHCSHAITSDISVLETMKAAEFFQCDGVILTGGATGLPPSVAELQEGKAEATVPILLGSGIRESNIQDFFAADAVIVGSSFKHGNAWSGTLNGLQVQAFMEKIHMLRQTL
- the LOC142563157 gene encoding uncharacterized protein F13E9.13, mitochondrial isoform X4, giving the protein MPGTPFNKMKCSQIVDTACEEAEVYKKCGVDGVLVENMFDIPYVKPNQAGPELTAFMARVCTEVKRILPSLPCGVQILAGNNKSALAVAAAAGFQFVRAEGFVFGHVADEGIMESCAGELLRYRRTIDAQDILVFADIKKKHCSHAITSDISVLETMKAAEFFQCDGVILTGGATGLPPSVAELQEGKAEATVPILLGSGIRESNIQDFFAADAVIVGSSFKHGNAWSGTLNGLQVQAFMEKIHMLRQTL
- the LOC142563157 gene encoding uncharacterized protein F13E9.13, mitochondrial isoform X3; this encodes MTSLLKFRQVFKSVHCAVIGMIHVPALPGTPFNKMKCSQIVDTACEEAEVYKKCGVDGVLVENMFDIPYVKPNQAGPELTAFMARVCTEVKRILPSLPCGVQILAGNNKSALAVAAAAGELLRYRRTIDAQDILVFADIKKKHCSHAITSDISVLETMKAAEFFQCDGVILTGGATGLPPSVAELQEGKAEATVPILLGSGIRESNIQDFFAADAVIVGSSFKHGNAWSGTLNGLQVQAFMEKIHMLRQTL
- the LOC142563157 gene encoding uncharacterized protein F13E9.13, mitochondrial isoform X6, translated to MTSLLKFRQVFKSVHCAVIGMIHVPALPGTPFNKMKCSQIVDTACEEAEVYKKCGVDGVLVENMFDIPYVKPNQAGPELTAFMARVCTEVKRILPSLPCGVQILAGNNKSALAVAAAAGFQFVRAEGFVFGHVADEGIMESCAGELLRYRRTIDAQDILVFADIKKKHCSHAITSDISVLETMKAAEFFQCDGVILTGGATGLPPSVAELQALWKWELFI